A portion of the Pedobacter cryoconitis genome contains these proteins:
- a CDS encoding acyl-CoA thioesterase: MTIEEKIKASETRIFKAVFPNTTNHYDTLFGGTAMHMMDEVAFITATRFSRQRMVTVSSDRIDFKMPIPAGTIVELVGTVSHIGNTSMKVKVEIYVEQMYCEDREKAVTGEFSFVAIDEHKKPTAILK, encoded by the coding sequence ATGACTATAGAAGAGAAGATTAAAGCATCAGAGACCCGAATTTTTAAAGCCGTATTTCCCAATACTACCAATCATTATGATACTTTGTTTGGCGGAACAGCCATGCATATGATGGACGAAGTGGCATTTATTACCGCAACCAGGTTTAGCCGCCAGAGAATGGTTACGGTAAGCAGTGACCGGATAGATTTTAAAATGCCTATTCCTGCCGGAACTATCGTGGAACTTGTGGGTACGGTAAGCCATATTGGAAATACCAGTATGAAAGTAAAGGTGGAGATCTATGTAGAGCAGATGTATTGTGAGGATCGTGAAAAAGCGGTGACTGGTGAATTCTCATTTGTAGCGATTGATGAACATAAAAAGCCTACAGCAATCCTTAAATAA
- a CDS encoding Gfo/Idh/MocA family oxidoreductase, whose protein sequence is MQKPIRTGILSFGMSGKLFHTPFVAAHPGFELYAVVERSEKTAQLRFPEIKSYNSVAELIADPAIELVIINTPNYTHFEFAQKALRAGKHVLVEKPFTVTTAEAKLLFKEAKELNLHILPYQNRRYDSDFLAAKDIVDSKKLGQLVEAHIRYDRYRYTIGPKVFKETPMPGSGLLYDLGPHLLDMVFALFGEPLSWTKTLGYYRPDTQVDDYAYLHLKYPENLQVFITMSMLVVEQQPAFVMNGTKGSYFKHRSDIQETQLLKNMSPDDPLYGIELPGKEGILSTIDAGGQITKTSIPPGKASYLNLFEAVYQTIRADKPYPVQEEQIISQITILESK, encoded by the coding sequence ATGCAAAAACCGATAAGAACAGGCATATTATCCTTTGGAATGTCTGGAAAGTTATTTCACACCCCATTCGTAGCTGCACATCCCGGATTTGAACTGTATGCAGTAGTAGAAAGATCAGAAAAAACAGCACAACTCCGTTTTCCGGAAATCAAAAGCTATAATTCTGTAGCTGAACTTATTGCAGACCCGGCAATAGAACTGGTCATTATCAATACCCCAAATTATACGCATTTTGAATTCGCACAAAAAGCCCTTCGCGCTGGTAAACATGTTTTGGTAGAAAAACCATTTACAGTGACCACTGCAGAAGCTAAACTGCTTTTTAAAGAGGCAAAAGAGCTTAACCTGCATATTCTTCCCTATCAAAACCGGCGTTACGACAGCGATTTTTTAGCCGCAAAAGACATTGTAGACAGTAAAAAACTAGGACAGCTCGTAGAAGCCCATATCCGTTACGACAGGTATCGGTATACGATTGGCCCTAAAGTATTTAAAGAAACACCAATGCCAGGCAGTGGCTTATTGTATGACCTTGGCCCTCACCTGCTTGACATGGTATTTGCCCTGTTTGGTGAGCCATTATCATGGACTAAAACATTAGGTTATTACCGTCCCGATACTCAGGTAGATGACTATGCTTACCTGCACTTAAAATATCCCGAAAATCTGCAAGTATTTATTACTATGAGTATGCTTGTGGTAGAGCAGCAGCCAGCATTTGTGATGAACGGAACCAAAGGCTCTTATTTCAAACACCGTTCAGACATCCAGGAAACACAACTGCTAAAAAACATGAGCCCTGATGACCCTTTATACGGAATTGAATTACCAGGAAAAGAAGGCATTTTGAGTACAATTGATGCAGGTGGTCAAATCACAAAAACAAGCATCCCACCAGGTAAAGCCTCTTATCTTAATTTATTCGAAGCAGTTTATCAAACTATAAGAGCGGATAAACCTTATCCTGTACAAGAGGAACAGATTATCAGTCAAATTACGATACTGGAAAGCAAGTAA
- a CDS encoding aminopeptidase C — MNKSIFKPLVFASGLLLTSTFGFAQDNLVNSLKNNQSANSTSGFKFTDVINLENTAVKNQGSSGTCWSYSTNSFLESEMIRMGKQPVALSEMFSARNVYVEKGKNYVRMHGAVSLGDGGALHDVINMYRKYGAVPQVNYTGLNYGTKINKLGEMGSITTGILEAVVKNKTLTPNWQKAYTAAIDSYLGQVPEKFDYKGKSYTPQTFAKQVVGINPDDYVELSSFNDYPFYSKFTLLVQDNWSFDQVYNVKVNEITDIIDNALKNGYSVAWATDVSEKSFSYKNGVAYIPAKPYEEMNEQEKAGMFSEPKPEMEITQENRQLAFDNYETTDDHGMHIVGLAKDQNGREYYIVKNSWGVTNDYKGYLYVTKNYVKYKTTAFLLNKGGIPAAIRKNLGI; from the coding sequence ATGAATAAATCAATATTTAAACCTTTAGTCTTCGCCTCAGGACTATTATTAACTTCTACTTTTGGATTTGCTCAGGATAACCTGGTCAATTCATTAAAAAACAATCAATCAGCAAACAGTACTTCAGGTTTTAAATTCACGGATGTGATTAACCTTGAAAACACAGCTGTAAAGAACCAGGGTTCTTCAGGAACTTGCTGGAGCTATTCTACCAACTCTTTCCTGGAATCAGAAATGATCAGAATGGGTAAACAGCCTGTAGCTTTATCAGAAATGTTCTCAGCACGTAACGTTTATGTGGAAAAAGGTAAAAACTATGTACGTATGCACGGTGCTGTTTCTTTAGGTGACGGTGGTGCATTGCACGATGTAATCAATATGTACAGAAAATACGGTGCAGTTCCACAAGTAAATTATACCGGTTTAAACTACGGTACTAAAATCAATAAATTAGGTGAAATGGGTTCAATTACTACTGGCATATTAGAAGCTGTAGTTAAAAACAAAACCTTAACGCCAAACTGGCAGAAAGCTTATACAGCAGCAATTGATTCTTATTTAGGCCAGGTTCCTGAAAAATTCGATTACAAAGGCAAAAGCTACACGCCACAAACTTTTGCAAAACAAGTCGTAGGTATTAATCCTGATGACTATGTAGAACTGTCTTCATTTAATGACTATCCTTTTTACAGTAAATTCACTTTATTAGTACAAGACAACTGGTCATTTGACCAGGTTTATAACGTTAAAGTCAATGAAATCACTGACATCATTGACAACGCATTGAAAAATGGTTACTCTGTAGCATGGGCTACTGATGTAAGTGAAAAATCTTTCTCCTACAAAAATGGCGTAGCTTATATCCCTGCTAAACCCTATGAAGAAATGAATGAGCAGGAAAAAGCGGGTATGTTCAGTGAGCCAAAACCAGAAATGGAAATCACTCAGGAGAACCGTCAGTTAGCTTTTGACAACTATGAAACTACTGATGATCACGGTATGCATATCGTTGGATTAGCTAAGGATCAAAATGGCAGAGAATACTATATCGTTAAAAATTCATGGGGCGTAACCAATGACTATAAAGGTTATTTATACGTAACCAAGAATTATGTAAAATATAAAACGACTGCTTTCTTATTGAACAAAGGCGGAATACCAGCAGCAATCAGAAAAAACCTGGGTATTTAA
- a CDS encoding CobW family GTP-binding protein, which produces MKAKEVTILTGFLGAGKTTVLNAVISKMKDTRFAIIENEIGSESIDAGLIIKGDEDIVELNNGCICCTLNDDLFEILNNLWDKKDSWDHLIIEATGIADPANIAHPFLTMDQVKRGYDLKRVICIVDAELIEDQLKERPEAIKQIAFSDSILLNKVERVSEDYVKELQAVLKAINPFAEILIAAQDDFQVRKMFARERFANFYSNPKPVSTPRGMFSLSNGTDEKQSLLAFAASHQKHEHSDIETILLKYKESLNIEELEHRMMVFLIVQSANVYRIKGIIYSHLFQSRIILQTVGKSLSITLGENWLPDEIKETKIVVIGKGLKVFGFDKMFRTCLYTESELK; this is translated from the coding sequence ATGAAAGCAAAAGAAGTCACAATCCTCACAGGGTTTTTAGGTGCAGGAAAAACAACAGTCCTGAATGCGGTAATTTCAAAGATGAAAGATACCCGTTTTGCGATTATAGAGAATGAGATTGGATCGGAAAGTATTGATGCGGGATTGATTATCAAAGGGGATGAGGATATTGTGGAATTGAACAACGGATGTATTTGTTGTACGCTGAATGATGATCTGTTTGAAATTTTAAATAATTTGTGGGATAAGAAGGATTCTTGGGACCATTTGATTATAGAAGCTACCGGGATTGCTGACCCTGCAAATATTGCCCATCCTTTTTTGACTATGGACCAGGTAAAAAGGGGATATGATTTAAAAAGAGTAATTTGTATTGTAGATGCGGAGCTGATTGAAGATCAGTTGAAAGAGCGTCCGGAGGCGATTAAACAGATCGCTTTTAGTGATAGTATCTTATTGAATAAGGTGGAGCGGGTAAGTGAGGATTATGTGAAAGAGCTGCAGGCCGTTTTGAAGGCTATTAATCCATTTGCAGAGATACTGATTGCTGCTCAGGATGATTTTCAGGTACGTAAAATGTTTGCCAGAGAACGCTTTGCTAACTTTTACAGTAATCCAAAGCCTGTTTCAACGCCGAGAGGGATGTTTAGTTTGAGTAATGGTACCGATGAAAAGCAATCTTTATTAGCTTTTGCGGCTTCGCATCAGAAACATGAACATAGTGATATTGAAACGATACTTTTAAAGTATAAAGAGAGTTTGAATATTGAAGAACTGGAGCATCGGATGATGGTTTTTCTGATTGTGCAGTCGGCCAATGTATACCGGATCAAAGGAATTATTTACAGCCATCTCTTTCAAAGCAGGATCATTTTGCAAACCGTTGGTAAGTCACTCTCTATCACGCTTGGGGAGAATTGGTTGCCTGATGAGATTAAGGAAACAAAGATTGTTGTGATTGGGAAAGGGCTTAAAGTATTTGGTTTCGATAAGATGTTTCGGACCTGTTTATATACTGAATCTGAACTAAAATAG
- a CDS encoding M1 family metallopeptidase, producing the protein MVLRYKILLLLVIVLTSCSSRKADPAVPVVENGVSRSLAIYRKSVLTAIHYTLEFDIPAEKTKSISAHEILNFKLGSARTPLQLDFKEDPAKISLLTINGKTVPVTYSKEHLILLPEFLKKGDNEVRILFRAGDGALNRNTDYLYTLFVPDRARTVFPCFDQPDLKAKYTLTLHLPKDWKAIANAELKDSVQKQERKTYHYKSSDLLSTYLFAFAAGNFQLGNSTVNTQQASFLYRETDAAKIKSSLPAIYAIHAASLKYLEDWTGIPYPFQKFGFVAIPDFQFGGMEHPGAIQYKAASLFLDAGATKDQLNARNNLIAHETAHMWFGDLVTMDWFSDVWMKEVFANFMADKSAEEADGKDNYALKFLIDHFPAAYAVDRTAGANPIRQPLDNLKDAGTLYGNIIYHKAPIMMQQLEKLMGKDKFQQGVREYLKKFANSNASWPDLIHILDSHTAVDLEKWNKIWVNESGRPVIDYKITYQGNKVSNLMVMQQAESGAQREWPQNFEVTLFYPHAVKVINADLVGAQLDLKEAVGLDKPLFILFNSAGDGYGQWPVDPLVQQYLFSLEMPLHRSVAYISLYEQMLSGKNIRPADLLTLFSQGLAKEGEELNIRLLSNYISTIYWQFSGVKERQLLSVGLENKLWDAMLQQKSSNNKKQLFKAYQDIFLSQVARNKLYQVWKSQKAPAGITLSEDDYTSLALSLAVRDDADSSILPAQESRITNPDRKKRFEFMMPAVSAKKSVRDDFFDSLKYPANRAKESNVLAALYYLHHPLRQQFSVVYLERSLELLAEIQATGDIFFPQSWLQATFGNYQSSEAAAIVRDFLKNHPNYSPRLKAKILQATDNLVRAERLSSRRSK; encoded by the coding sequence ATGGTTCTTCGCTATAAAATATTGTTATTGCTGGTTATTGTGCTGACTTCCTGTTCTTCGCGAAAAGCAGATCCTGCGGTTCCTGTAGTGGAAAATGGAGTAAGCAGGTCGCTGGCAATTTATCGTAAGTCAGTATTGACGGCAATTCATTATACGCTGGAATTCGATATTCCAGCTGAAAAAACGAAATCAATTTCTGCGCATGAAATTCTGAATTTTAAACTTGGTAGTGCCAGAACACCTTTACAGCTTGATTTTAAAGAAGATCCTGCAAAAATCAGCTTGCTGACGATTAACGGAAAAACGGTTCCTGTAACGTATAGTAAGGAACACCTGATCCTTCTTCCTGAGTTTTTGAAAAAAGGGGACAATGAGGTTCGTATCCTGTTCCGGGCAGGTGATGGGGCGTTGAACAGGAATACTGATTATCTGTATACTTTATTCGTTCCGGATAGAGCACGGACGGTTTTCCCCTGTTTCGATCAGCCTGATTTAAAGGCTAAGTACACCTTGACGCTTCATTTGCCTAAAGATTGGAAGGCGATAGCCAATGCGGAGCTGAAAGATTCTGTGCAGAAACAGGAGCGTAAAACTTATCATTATAAGAGTTCTGATTTGTTAAGTACTTATTTGTTTGCTTTTGCGGCTGGTAATTTTCAGCTGGGCAATAGTACGGTCAATACACAGCAAGCGAGTTTTTTATACCGGGAAACTGATGCTGCAAAGATTAAATCAAGTTTGCCCGCTATATATGCTATCCATGCTGCTTCATTAAAATATTTGGAAGACTGGACTGGGATCCCTTATCCTTTCCAGAAATTCGGATTTGTAGCTATTCCTGATTTTCAGTTTGGTGGAATGGAGCATCCTGGTGCGATACAGTATAAGGCAGCCAGTTTGTTTTTAGATGCTGGTGCAACTAAAGATCAGCTCAATGCGCGTAATAACCTTATTGCGCATGAAACTGCACATATGTGGTTTGGTGATCTGGTTACAATGGACTGGTTTTCTGATGTTTGGATGAAAGAAGTTTTCGCTAATTTTATGGCGGATAAAAGTGCGGAGGAAGCTGATGGAAAGGATAATTATGCGCTTAAATTCCTGATTGATCATTTTCCTGCAGCTTATGCGGTTGACCGCACAGCTGGGGCCAATCCTATTCGTCAGCCGCTTGATAATTTAAAGGATGCAGGAACGCTTTATGGGAATATTATTTATCATAAGGCTCCTATTATGATGCAACAGCTGGAAAAGCTGATGGGGAAAGATAAATTTCAGCAGGGTGTGAGAGAATATCTGAAGAAATTTGCAAATAGTAATGCTTCATGGCCGGATTTGATCCATATTCTGGATAGTCATACTGCTGTAGATCTGGAAAAATGGAATAAGATATGGGTAAATGAGAGCGGCAGGCCTGTAATTGATTATAAGATAACTTATCAGGGAAATAAGGTGAGCAATCTGATGGTTATGCAACAGGCTGAATCAGGAGCTCAAAGAGAATGGCCACAAAATTTTGAGGTAACTTTATTTTATCCACACGCTGTTAAAGTAATCAATGCTGATTTAGTGGGAGCCCAGCTGGATCTTAAAGAGGCTGTTGGGTTGGATAAACCATTATTTATTCTTTTCAACTCCGCTGGAGATGGTTATGGACAATGGCCGGTTGATCCTTTGGTTCAACAATATTTGTTTAGTCTGGAAATGCCATTGCACCGTTCTGTTGCCTATATATCATTGTATGAACAGATGTTAAGCGGGAAAAATATTCGGCCTGCTGATTTGTTAACGCTTTTTAGCCAGGGTTTGGCTAAAGAAGGAGAAGAGTTGAATATCAGGTTACTCAGCAATTATATCAGTACGATTTACTGGCAATTCAGTGGGGTTAAAGAACGGCAGCTTTTATCAGTTGGGCTGGAAAATAAATTATGGGATGCGATGCTGCAACAGAAGAGCAGTAATAATAAAAAGCAGCTTTTTAAAGCTTATCAGGATATTTTTCTGAGTCAGGTGGCGAGAAACAAGCTGTATCAGGTCTGGAAGAGTCAGAAAGCTCCTGCTGGTATCACACTTTCTGAAGATGATTATACTAGTCTGGCACTTTCTCTGGCGGTGAGAGATGATGCGGATAGTTCTATTTTGCCTGCCCAGGAGTCCAGAATCACAAATCCTGATCGTAAAAAACGGTTTGAATTTATGATGCCGGCTGTCTCAGCAAAGAAAAGTGTAAGAGATGATTTTTTTGATAGCTTAAAATACCCTGCTAACAGGGCAAAAGAGTCAAATGTTCTGGCTGCTTTATATTATTTACATCATCCTTTGCGCCAGCAATTTAGTGTCGTTTATTTGGAGAGGAGCCTGGAATTACTGGCCGAAATCCAGGCTACTGGTGATATTTTCTTTCCGCAGTCCTGGCTGCAGGCTACCTTTGGGAATTATCAAAGTAGCGAAGCTGCTGCTATTGTAAGGGATTTTCTTAAAAATCATCCAAATTACAGCCCACGTTTGAAGGCGAAGATCTTACAGGCAACTGATAATTTAGTCCGGGCAGAACGGTTATCGTCACGGCGAAGTAAATAA
- a CDS encoding antitoxin Xre-like helix-turn-helix domain-containing protein: MSATSVLLSDKRTETLRVKFNAIDVSDDMKVFQYARQGLKPGLFYDFAEAINISNKSLAELINISSRTISNYKEQKKLLEPVYGEHLLKLIGLYKKGVELFGSVDEFSYWLNKPFWNSKERPMDWLTTPGGVDLVADELLKMAYGDAV, encoded by the coding sequence ATGTCAGCTACAAGTGTATTACTTTCAGATAAACGCACAGAGACACTTCGCGTCAAGTTTAATGCAATTGATGTAAGCGATGATATGAAGGTCTTTCAATATGCGAGGCAGGGATTAAAACCCGGTTTATTCTATGATTTTGCTGAAGCGATTAATATTTCAAATAAATCACTGGCAGAGTTGATTAATATATCTTCCAGGACAATCAGCAATTATAAAGAGCAAAAGAAATTATTAGAACCTGTTTATGGGGAACATTTGCTTAAACTCATTGGGCTATATAAAAAAGGGGTGGAGTTATTTGGCTCTGTAGATGAGTTTAGTTATTGGTTAAATAAACCTTTCTGGAATTCAAAAGAACGGCCTATGGACTGGTTGACAACTCCTGGTGGAGTAGATCTGGTTGCTGATGAACTCTTGAAAATGGCTTATGGTGACGCCGTTTAA
- a CDS encoding RES family NAD+ phosphorylase, translating into MIVFRIGHKNYAGSLTASGANGRWASAGKPVIYCAENIPLAFMENMVRRQGVGFNQDFKTVFIEIPDDLLISTVEESKLDPDWRDPYDYSHCQPIGNKWFDDLRIPVLKVPSAVMPECNNYVINTLHPDFKKIKLIAVTDLVPDARIEDILKKHH; encoded by the coding sequence ATGATCGTATTCAGAATAGGGCATAAAAATTATGCAGGTTCGCTTACTGCTTCAGGCGCAAATGGACGATGGGCTTCTGCTGGCAAGCCAGTAATTTACTGTGCGGAAAATATCCCGCTTGCTTTCATGGAAAATATGGTCAGGCGGCAGGGGGTTGGTTTTAATCAGGATTTTAAGACAGTTTTTATTGAAATTCCTGATGATTTACTGATCAGTACAGTGGAAGAAAGTAAACTGGATCCGGACTGGCGCGATCCTTATGATTATAGTCATTGTCAGCCAATAGGCAATAAATGGTTTGATGATCTGCGGATACCTGTGCTGAAAGTTCCGTCAGCTGTAATGCCTGAGTGCAATAATTATGTAATCAATACTTTGCATCCTGATTTTAAAAAGATTAAGTTAATTGCGGTGACGGACCTTGTTCCTGATGCCAGAATAGAAGATATCCTCAAAAAACACCATTAA
- a CDS encoding class I SAM-dependent methyltransferase, with translation MKNNYDSIADYYDVLSRMIFFRSQVKAQIQQLSAIPANSTVLIAGGGTGWILEELAKVHASGLNITYVEISSRMLERSKKREIKGNKVEFVHAAMEDFKPSGVYDVLITAFFFDNFSADNIQLIFNQLHALLKPGGIWLFADFYYTEKAGKKWQLFLLKSMYLFFSKISSVEAKMLINTEHFFEEQSYSIIKTAFYYGRFIKAIIYQKPGQLISILED, from the coding sequence ATGAAGAATAATTATGACAGTATAGCTGATTATTATGATGTACTGAGCAGAATGATCTTTTTCCGGTCACAAGTGAAGGCACAGATTCAGCAGTTGAGTGCTATTCCGGCTAACAGTACTGTTTTGATTGCAGGTGGGGGAACGGGCTGGATATTAGAGGAACTGGCTAAAGTTCATGCTTCTGGTTTAAATATCACTTATGTCGAGATTTCATCCAGGATGCTTGAACGCTCAAAAAAAAGAGAGATCAAGGGGAATAAAGTGGAGTTTGTGCATGCGGCTATGGAAGATTTTAAACCTTCTGGGGTATACGATGTGCTGATCACTGCTTTCTTTTTTGATAACTTTTCTGCGGACAATATCCAGCTTATCTTTAATCAGCTCCATGCTTTACTTAAGCCTGGTGGAATATGGCTTTTTGCGGATTTTTATTATACAGAGAAAGCAGGAAAGAAGTGGCAATTGTTTTTGTTAAAGTCTATGTATTTATTTTTCAGTAAGATTTCATCCGTAGAAGCAAAAATGCTGATTAATACAGAACATTTTTTTGAAGAGCAGTCTTATAGTATCATAAAAACAGCTTTTTATTATGGTAGGTTTATTAAGGCAATAATTTATCAGAAACCTGGACAGCTTATCTCTATTTTAGAGGACTAA
- a CDS encoding TolC family protein, which produces MPRISFSTLLFSSFLCTAIGADAQTLNMKDAVNAAITNYGTIKAKGNYVSASKQSVEQARREYLPNLTLAAQQDYGTINGQNGPLSALGGLSTASSGPALAQQNWNAAFGALYLSNINWDFFSFGRIREKIKVSKEVLKRDENDLNQEIFQHEVRVSAAYLNLLAAQRLTKSQQKNLERATIFKDNAALRAKNGLIAGVDSALAAAEVSNAKISLTKSIDLEQEQANKLGILMGVTATDFKVDTASINHVPKSILLTDTDVNFKEHPLLKFYKNRIEVSNQQLNYYKKLAYPTFSLIGILQGRGSGFDANYPNNLNAYSHSYGDGVNPTRGNYLFGVGVTWNLTTILRNSPQVKAQRYISSGLQNEYELVDQQLHAQLALAETKIKNAMDNYNEAPVQVKAASEAYLQKSTLYKNGLTTIVDLTQALYALNRAETDRDIAYTNVWQALLLKSAAMGDYNLFINEF; this is translated from the coding sequence ATGCCCCGAATATCATTTTCTACCCTTCTTTTTTCCTCTTTCCTATGTACTGCTATTGGTGCTGACGCGCAAACTTTAAATATGAAGGATGCGGTGAATGCAGCGATTACAAACTATGGAACTATAAAGGCGAAAGGCAATTACGTGAGTGCCTCTAAACAGTCAGTTGAACAGGCCAGAAGGGAGTATCTCCCAAATTTAACGCTTGCTGCACAGCAAGATTATGGAACAATTAATGGTCAGAACGGACCGCTTTCTGCTTTAGGTGGGTTAAGCACGGCCTCGTCTGGCCCGGCACTTGCCCAGCAAAATTGGAATGCTGCTTTTGGAGCGCTTTATCTCAGTAACATAAACTGGGATTTTTTCAGCTTCGGAAGAATCCGTGAAAAGATCAAAGTTTCGAAAGAGGTCCTTAAGCGGGATGAAAATGATCTGAACCAGGAAATATTCCAGCACGAAGTGCGGGTGTCTGCTGCTTATCTGAATCTACTGGCGGCTCAGCGCCTGACTAAGTCTCAGCAGAAAAATCTGGAAAGAGCTACAATTTTTAAAGATAATGCTGCACTGCGTGCAAAAAATGGTTTGATCGCCGGCGTAGATTCTGCATTAGCTGCTGCAGAGGTATCTAATGCTAAAATTTCACTAACCAAGTCAATTGACCTGGAGCAAGAACAGGCAAACAAACTGGGGATTTTAATGGGGGTCACTGCTACTGATTTCAAAGTGGATACTGCATCTATTAACCATGTTCCGAAATCAATTTTATTAACGGATACTGATGTGAATTTCAAGGAGCATCCGCTTTTAAAGTTCTATAAGAACAGGATAGAGGTTAGTAACCAACAGTTGAATTATTATAAAAAACTTGCTTACCCAACTTTTTCTTTAATTGGGATATTACAGGGCAGAGGGTCTGGATTCGATGCTAATTATCCAAATAACCTGAATGCATATTCACATAGTTATGGCGATGGGGTCAATCCAACAAGAGGTAATTATTTATTTGGTGTTGGCGTAACCTGGAACTTAACAACAATTCTGCGTAATTCTCCGCAGGTTAAAGCACAACGCTATATTTCCAGTGGCCTGCAGAATGAATATGAGCTGGTTGATCAGCAATTACACGCGCAGCTGGCACTTGCTGAAACCAAGATAAAAAATGCAATGGATAACTATAATGAAGCTCCAGTGCAGGTTAAGGCCGCGAGTGAGGCGTATTTGCAGAAAAGTACTTTGTATAAGAATGGGTTGACAACGATTGTTGATTTAACGCAGGCACTTTATGCGCTGAACAGGGCAGAGACTGATCGTGATATTGCTTATACCAATGTATGGCAGGCTTTATTACTGAAATCGGCCGCAATGGGTGATTATAATCTATTTATTAACGAATTTTAA